One Neorhizobium sp. NCHU2750 genomic window carries:
- a CDS encoding chemotaxis protein CheB, with the protein MSSFQAVVIGASAGALEALSAILPYLPASFPVPILIVVHIPPDRPSALADLFAAKCRMAVKEAEDKEPLLAGTIYFAPPDYHLLVEVDKTVALSSDEQVFFSRPSIDVLFETAADAYQERLIGIVLSGANSDGANGLKTIMAAGGVGLVQNPDTAFAAAMPEAAEKMNPDADAMTLAEIAECLKKV; encoded by the coding sequence ATGAGCAGCTTTCAAGCGGTCGTCATCGGGGCATCGGCTGGCGCGCTTGAGGCGCTTTCTGCCATCCTTCCGTATTTGCCGGCAAGCTTCCCGGTACCTATTCTGATCGTCGTGCATATTCCTCCGGATCGACCAAGCGCACTCGCCGATCTGTTCGCCGCCAAGTGCCGGATGGCGGTGAAGGAAGCCGAAGATAAGGAGCCTTTGCTCGCCGGCACTATCTACTTTGCACCGCCCGACTATCACCTGCTCGTTGAAGTTGATAAGACAGTCGCGCTTTCGAGCGATGAACAGGTATTTTTCTCCCGTCCATCCATCGACGTTCTGTTTGAAACCGCCGCAGATGCCTACCAGGAGAGGCTCATCGGGATTGTCCTTTCCGGCGCCAACAGCGATGGAGCAAATGGCCTGAAGACTATCATGGCAGCAGGTGGCGTCGGATTGGTGCAGAATCCAGACACGGCCTTCGCGGCAGCTATGCCAGAAGCCGCAGAAAAGATGAACCCTGACGCCGACGCCATGACACTTGCGGAAATCGCAGAATGTTTGAAAAAGGTTTGA